The Streptomyces sp. NBC_00224 genome has a window encoding:
- the pqqE gene encoding pyrroloquinoline quinone biosynthesis protein PqqE, producing MTVVEMTVDPPWALLAELTHGCPLHCAYCSNPVELVRRNRELDTDGWRQVMAQAGELGVVHTHLSGGEPLLRRDLPEIVAAADAAGIYTQLVTSGIGLDADRLAVLVHAGLRAVQLSVQHADARASERIAGRRRSFAAKERAAALVREAGLPLGLNVVLHRDNLDALDAIVELGLAWGVDRIELANAQFYGWALLNREQLLPEHDQLENARVAVDRWRERLAGRVELVWVVPDYFDGTAKPCMGGWGAVSLTVAPDGTVLPCPAAASLPGLDPPNVRDRPLEWIWRESQAFNAYRGTAWMPDPCRGCELRTTDFGGCRCQAYALTGDPARTDPACHRAPDHHLVQEFTARRTPTATPAPLPVLRSFRSSPQTSP from the coding sequence ATGACCGTGGTTGAGATGACCGTGGACCCGCCCTGGGCGCTGCTCGCCGAGCTCACCCACGGCTGCCCGCTGCACTGCGCGTACTGCTCGAACCCGGTGGAGTTGGTGCGCCGCAATCGCGAGCTGGACACCGACGGCTGGCGCCAAGTGATGGCCCAGGCCGGTGAGTTGGGCGTCGTCCACACCCATCTGTCCGGCGGCGAGCCGCTGCTGCGCCGCGACCTTCCCGAGATCGTCGCCGCCGCCGACGCGGCCGGGATCTACACCCAGCTCGTCACCAGCGGGATCGGTCTGGACGCGGATCGCCTGGCCGTTCTGGTGCACGCCGGACTGCGGGCCGTCCAGCTGTCGGTGCAGCACGCCGACGCGCGGGCGTCCGAACGCATCGCGGGCCGTCGCCGCTCCTTCGCCGCCAAGGAGCGGGCCGCCGCCCTGGTGCGGGAGGCGGGGCTGCCGCTGGGGCTCAACGTGGTGCTGCACCGCGACAACCTGGACGCGCTCGACGCGATCGTCGAGCTGGGGCTCGCCTGGGGCGTCGACCGCATCGAGCTGGCCAACGCCCAGTTCTACGGGTGGGCCCTGCTCAACCGGGAACAACTCCTCCCCGAACACGACCAGTTGGAGAACGCCCGGGTGGCGGTGGATCGCTGGAGGGAGCGGCTCGCCGGGCGCGTCGAGCTCGTCTGGGTCGTCCCCGACTACTTCGACGGCACCGCGAAGCCCTGTATGGGCGGCTGGGGCGCGGTCTCGCTCACCGTGGCCCCCGACGGCACCGTGCTGCCCTGCCCGGCCGCCGCATCGCTGCCCGGCCTCGACCCGCCCAACGTCCGGGACCGGCCGCTGGAGTGGATCTGGCGCGAGTCCCAGGCGTTCAACGCCTATCGGGGCACCGCCTGGATGCCCGACCCCTGCCGCGGCTGCGAGCTGCGCACCACCGACTTCGGCGGCTGCCGCTGCCAGGCGTACGCGCTGACCGGCGACCCGGCCCGCACCGACCCGGCCTGTCACCGCGCCCCCGACCACCACCTCGTCCAGGAGTTCACGGCCCGCCGCACCCCCACGGCGACACCGGCGCCCCTGCCCGTACTCCGTTCGTTCCGGTCCTCCCCCCAGACGTCCCCATGA
- a CDS encoding glycoside hydrolase family 105 protein → MTRLRGPHRAPHTTSRGSRRISRRAPRLLTAVLAAAFTAGGIGAATGPATAAQHRAAQHRPAQRSDDQATDWSVALTKSTTARFTPSSIGGWSYPVGLYLFGQYQVYQRTHDPKLLTYIRSYVDRFVDGSGGIGQSFNNLDSMQAGRLLVILHHETGQDRYRIAAKKIRDRLNTYPRTADGGFWHADNSSRAHQLWADGVYMVNPFLVEYGKEFGDSTYANDEAAKQLAVYGSHLQVSNGLLKHAYDESRTAGWADKSTGLAPEHWCRAIGWYSMAIVNVLDAIPAGHPRRAELLTYLRGLAGGLERYQDPKTGRWFQVVDKGAKADNWTETSCSSMFTYALDRAVQQGYIDPHYETVAQRGYRGVLARISLGADGRTNLTDISIGTNVGDYAYYIARTRATNDFHGLGAFLIMNEQLEEDR, encoded by the coding sequence ATGACGAGACTCCGCGGCCCCCACCGCGCCCCCCACACGACTTCCCGCGGCTCCCGCCGTATCTCCCGCCGGGCTCCCCGCCTGCTCACGGCCGTCCTGGCCGCCGCGTTCACGGCGGGCGGGATCGGCGCCGCCACCGGACCCGCCACGGCCGCCCAGCACCGGGCCGCCCAGCACCGGCCGGCGCAGCGGTCCGACGACCAGGCCACGGACTGGTCGGTCGCCCTGACCAAGTCGACGACGGCCCGCTTCACCCCGTCGTCGATCGGCGGCTGGTCGTACCCGGTCGGGCTCTACCTCTTCGGCCAGTACCAGGTCTACCAGCGCACCCACGACCCCAAGCTGCTCACCTACATCAGGAGTTACGTCGACCGGTTCGTGGACGGCTCGGGCGGGATCGGCCAGAGCTTCAACAACCTCGACAGCATGCAGGCGGGCCGGCTGCTCGTGATCCTCCACCACGAGACCGGGCAGGACCGCTACCGGATCGCCGCCAAGAAGATCCGCGACCGGCTGAACACCTACCCGCGCACCGCCGACGGCGGCTTCTGGCACGCCGACAACAGCAGCCGCGCCCATCAGCTGTGGGCGGACGGGGTGTACATGGTCAACCCGTTCCTGGTCGAGTACGGCAAGGAGTTCGGCGACTCCACGTATGCCAACGACGAGGCGGCCAAGCAACTCGCCGTCTACGGAAGCCACTTGCAGGTTTCCAACGGCCTGCTGAAGCACGCGTACGACGAGTCGCGCACCGCGGGCTGGGCCGACAAGTCCACCGGGCTCGCCCCCGAGCACTGGTGCCGCGCCATCGGCTGGTACTCGATGGCGATTGTCAACGTCCTGGACGCGATACCCGCCGGGCACCCCCGGCGCGCTGAGCTCCTGACGTATCTGCGGGGCCTCGCGGGCGGTCTTGAGCGCTACCAGGACCCGAAGACCGGCCGCTGGTTCCAGGTCGTCGACAAGGGAGCCAAGGCCGACAACTGGACCGAGACGTCCTGCTCCAGCATGTTCACCTACGCGCTGGACCGCGCGGTCCAGCAGGGCTACATCGACCCGCACTACGAGACGGTCGCCCAGCGCGGCTACCGGGGCGTCCTCGCAAGGATCTCGCTCGGCGCGGACGGCCGGACCAACCTCACCGACATCTCCATCGGCACCAACGTCGGTGACTACGCCTACTACATCGCACGCACCCGGGCCACCAACGACTTCCACGGCCTCGGCGCCTTCCTGATCATGAACGAGCAACTGGAGGAGGACAGGTGA
- a CDS encoding trans-aconitate 2-methyltransferase, translating into MSDSHGHDGQDGQHDGQHDGHRGHTHGHTHGHAHGDGWSDFDWEALLPLLVGEAELFSGAYREAAAWIGGQRPGAEVRRILDIGSGPGVVTCLLAQAFPQAEVVAVDGNRALLGHALARAERLGLADRVRTIEAELPDDFGVLGEADLVWAGNSLHHLGDQRAALAGFAGLLRPGGTVALAEGGLPTRHLPRDIGMGQPGLEARIDVLVDERFARMRAELPDAKQETEDWAALLTSVGLISPATRSFLVDFPAPLDPAVREQVVSTFARHSETVGEWLSPEDAAVLRRLADPADEAGLALRPDVFLLAARSVHTARRAR; encoded by the coding sequence ATGAGCGACTCGCACGGCCATGACGGCCAGGACGGCCAGCACGACGGCCAGCACGACGGCCACCGGGGTCACACCCACGGTCACACCCACGGCCACGCCCACGGCGACGGCTGGAGCGACTTCGACTGGGAGGCCCTGCTCCCGCTCCTGGTGGGCGAGGCCGAACTGTTCTCGGGGGCGTACCGGGAGGCCGCGGCGTGGATCGGCGGGCAGCGGCCCGGCGCCGAGGTGCGCCGGATCCTCGACATCGGCAGCGGCCCGGGCGTGGTGACCTGTCTGCTCGCGCAGGCCTTCCCGCAGGCGGAGGTCGTCGCCGTCGACGGCAACCGGGCGCTCCTCGGCCACGCGCTGGCCCGTGCGGAGCGCCTGGGCCTGGCGGACCGCGTCCGTACGATCGAGGCGGAACTCCCGGACGACTTCGGCGTGTTGGGCGAGGCCGACCTGGTCTGGGCGGGCAACTCGCTGCACCACCTGGGTGACCAGCGAGCCGCGCTCGCGGGGTTCGCGGGCCTGCTGCGGCCGGGTGGCACGGTGGCCCTCGCGGAAGGCGGGCTGCCCACGCGCCACTTGCCCCGCGACATCGGCATGGGACAGCCGGGTCTGGAAGCCAGGATCGACGTGCTGGTGGACGAGCGGTTCGCGCGGATGCGGGCGGAGCTGCCGGACGCCAAGCAGGAGACCGAGGACTGGGCGGCGCTGCTCACGTCCGTCGGGCTGATCTCTCCGGCCACCCGCAGCTTCCTCGTCGACTTCCCTGCGCCGCTGGACCCGGCGGTACGGGAGCAGGTGGTGTCCACGTTCGCCCGGCACTCGGAGACCGTGGGGGAGTGGCTGTCGCCGGAGGACGCGGCAGTGCTGCGCCGCCTGGCCGACCCGGCCGACGAGGCCGGTCTCGCGCTGCGCCCGGATGTGTTCCTGCTGGCGGCGAGGTCCGTCCACACGGCACGGCGGGCGCGCTGA
- a CDS encoding MBL fold metallo-hydrolase, whose protein sequence is MLLQVLGTAAGGGLPQWNCACPGCAGARAHPHRRRHHASLAVRVADHRWYVVNAGPDLTDQIEASLALHPGPGLRETPVAGVVLTDAELDHTLGIARLREARAGVEVWATPPVRHALLNGLRLGDVLGPYTPLEWRELGPQPRLLGDAVEMSALPISAKRPRYATGLPPLSSPSSLSSPPPLSGPPGDAAPGDLSWVVALHLHEPATGVRVVYAPALAAWPDALQKAVEDADCVLVDGTFWDDDEPVRTGISSRTATAMGHLPIDGPDGTARRLAGVRGRCLYTHLNNTNPLADPGAAEHTRLAALGLEVAAERMVIEI, encoded by the coding sequence ATGCTGCTGCAGGTGCTGGGCACCGCGGCGGGCGGCGGACTGCCCCAGTGGAACTGCGCGTGTCCCGGCTGTGCCGGGGCGCGCGCCCACCCGCACCGGCGCCGCCACCACGCGTCACTGGCCGTACGGGTGGCCGACCACCGCTGGTACGTCGTCAACGCGGGGCCCGACCTCACCGACCAGATCGAGGCCTCTCTCGCCCTCCATCCGGGCCCGGGCCTCCGGGAGACCCCCGTCGCCGGTGTCGTCCTCACGGACGCCGAACTCGACCACACCCTCGGCATCGCCCGGCTCCGCGAGGCCCGCGCCGGAGTCGAGGTGTGGGCGACCCCGCCCGTACGGCACGCGCTGCTGAACGGACTGCGCCTCGGCGACGTCCTCGGGCCCTACACCCCGCTGGAATGGCGGGAGTTGGGGCCGCAGCCCCGCCTCCTCGGCGATGCCGTCGAGATGAGTGCCCTGCCCATCTCGGCCAAACGGCCGCGCTATGCCACCGGACTGCCTCCACTGTCCTCGCCGTCCTCACTCTCCTCGCCGCCCCCGCTGTCGGGCCCGCCCGGTGACGCGGCCCCCGGCGACCTCTCGTGGGTCGTCGCCCTGCACCTCCACGAACCCGCCACCGGGGTCCGTGTGGTGTACGCCCCCGCTCTCGCCGCCTGGCCCGACGCCCTGCAGAAGGCCGTCGAGGACGCCGACTGCGTCCTGGTAGACGGCACGTTCTGGGACGACGACGAGCCCGTACGTACGGGAATCTCGTCCCGCACCGCCACCGCCATGGGCCACCTGCCGATCGACGGGCCCGACGGCACCGCCCGCCGGCTCGCCGGAGTGCGCGGCCGGTGTCTCTACACCCACCTCAACAACACCAACCCCCTCGCGGACCCCGGCGCGGCCGAGCACACCCGGCTCGCCGCGCTGGGGCTCGAAGTCGCCGCCGAGCGGATGGTGATCGAGATATGA
- the pqqA gene encoding pyrroloquinoline quinone precursor peptide PqqA — translation MNDGKETSEETAVWVTPDYVVVETALEVTAYALTDR, via the coding sequence ATGAACGACGGCAAGGAAACATCGGAGGAAACGGCGGTCTGGGTGACCCCGGACTATGTGGTCGTCGAGACCGCGCTGGAAGTCACCGCCTACGCCCTCACCGACCGGTAG
- the pqqC gene encoding pyrroloquinoline-quinone synthase PqqC: protein MSSHGNPTQLPLSDSELESRLRAVADARYHDRHSFNVRMHKGELRPDELRRWIVNRFHYQRHIPVKDAHILAKFDTPALRRSWLRRIQDHDGARDGEGGIERWLRLGEAAGIDRARLTSGAEVLPGVRLAVDGYVNFCRLRPLLDAVAASLTELSAPGLMRTRIEAFEQHYPWIEADGLAYFRTRIGQGGRDGGEALALVKAWARTREQQERAVAALAFKCDVLWSLLDAVECGDAREHGEAGAPGGAP from the coding sequence ATGAGTTCCCATGGAAACCCTACTCAACTGCCTTTGAGCGACAGCGAGTTGGAGTCCCGGCTGCGCGCCGTCGCCGACGCGCGCTACCACGACCGGCACTCCTTCAACGTACGGATGCACAAGGGTGAGCTGCGCCCCGATGAACTGCGGCGGTGGATCGTCAACCGCTTCCACTACCAGCGGCACATCCCCGTCAAGGACGCCCACATCCTCGCGAAGTTCGACACACCCGCTCTGCGACGTTCGTGGCTGCGGCGCATCCAGGACCACGACGGGGCGCGGGACGGCGAGGGCGGGATCGAGCGCTGGCTGCGGCTGGGGGAGGCCGCCGGGATCGACCGGGCGCGGCTCACCTCGGGCGCCGAAGTGCTGCCGGGCGTACGCCTCGCGGTCGACGGATACGTCAACTTCTGCCGGCTGCGGCCGCTGCTCGACGCCGTCGCCGCCTCGCTCACCGAGCTCTCCGCGCCGGGGCTGATGCGTACCCGCATCGAGGCGTTCGAGCAGCACTATCCGTGGATCGAGGCCGACGGGCTCGCGTACTTCCGCACCCGGATCGGGCAGGGCGGCCGCGACGGCGGCGAGGCGCTCGCCCTCGTCAAGGCCTGGGCGCGCACCCGTGAGCAGCAGGAACGGGCCGTCGCCGCACTCGCCTTCAAGTGTGACGTCCTGTGGTCGCTGCTCGACGCGGTGGAGTGCGGCGACGCCCGCGAGCACGGGGAAGCGGGCGCGCCCGGGGGTGCGCCGTGA
- the pqqD gene encoding pyrroloquinoline quinone biosynthesis peptide chaperone PqqD: MSRTGTWRPVLSRSVLLRHDRVRGADLLVLPERVVVLRGAAGHIVRLCDGSHDVQGIVDELGARFPDEPVADEVPVFLGKLRDEGWLG; the protein is encoded by the coding sequence GTGAGTCGCACCGGCACCTGGCGGCCGGTGCTCTCCCGGTCCGTGCTGCTGCGCCACGACCGTGTGCGCGGCGCCGATCTGCTCGTGCTGCCCGAGCGCGTCGTCGTACTGCGCGGTGCCGCCGGGCACATCGTGCGGCTGTGCGACGGCAGTCATGACGTCCAGGGGATCGTCGACGAGCTCGGCGCGCGCTTTCCGGACGAGCCTGTGGCCGACGAAGTCCCGGTGTTCCTCGGCAAGTTACGGGACGAGGGGTGGCTGGGATGA
- a CDS encoding aldo/keto reductase — MSKVPSITLNNGVEMPQLGYGVWQVPDDEAAQAVTTAIETGYRSIDTAAIYENEVGTGKAIAASGVAREELFVTTKLWNNASETWTRDGVLREFDASLSKLGLDYVDLYLIHWPRAMRDDYVTIWNAFGEIAKSGRAKAVGVSNFKEPQLRRIIDESGVVPAVNQVELHPQLAQADLRAFHAEHGIATEAWSPLGQGKGLLEVPTIVAIAQKYAKTPAQIVLRWHLQLGTVAIPKSVTPSRIAENFDVFGFELDTEDITAIAALDEAKRLGPDPDDFDF, encoded by the coding sequence GTGAGCAAGGTCCCCTCCATCACCCTCAACAACGGCGTCGAGATGCCGCAGCTCGGTTACGGTGTCTGGCAGGTGCCGGACGACGAGGCCGCGCAGGCGGTCACGACCGCCATCGAGACCGGGTACCGGTCCATCGACACGGCCGCGATCTACGAGAACGAAGTGGGCACCGGCAAGGCGATCGCGGCGTCCGGAGTGGCCCGCGAGGAGCTCTTCGTCACCACGAAGCTGTGGAACAACGCGAGCGAGACGTGGACGCGCGACGGCGTCCTGCGCGAGTTCGACGCCTCCCTGTCGAAGCTGGGCCTCGACTACGTCGACCTGTATCTGATCCACTGGCCGCGCGCGATGCGCGACGACTACGTGACGATCTGGAACGCGTTCGGCGAGATCGCCAAGAGCGGCCGCGCCAAGGCGGTCGGCGTCTCCAACTTCAAGGAGCCGCAGCTGCGCCGGATCATCGACGAGTCGGGCGTGGTCCCGGCGGTCAACCAGGTCGAGCTCCACCCGCAGCTCGCCCAGGCCGACCTGCGCGCCTTCCACGCCGAGCACGGCATCGCGACCGAGGCCTGGTCGCCGCTGGGCCAGGGCAAGGGGCTGCTCGAAGTCCCCACGATCGTCGCGATCGCGCAGAAGTACGCGAAGACCCCGGCGCAGATCGTGCTGCGCTGGCACCTCCAGCTCGGCACCGTCGCCATCCCGAAGTCGGTGACGCCCTCGCGCATCGCCGAGAACTTCGACGTGTTCGGCTTCGAGCTCGACACCGAGGACATCACGGCGATCGCCGCACTCGACGAGGCGAAGCGGCTGGGTCCGGACCCGGACGACTTCGACTTCTGA